The genomic segment TCCACCCAGACGTCCTGGATGGCGGTGACCTCGCCGGTCTCCCGCGTGGGCACGATCATCCCGTCCACGTCCAGGGCGACTTGGATCCCCGGTCGCGCTTCAGGCGCGGCGGCAGCCCGCCCTTCGACGGGCGTCCGTCGGCCGAGACCTCCTCGGCCCCCACATAGGCGGGCTCGATGCGGTACTCCACGGGGACGCCGCCGATGGCGTAGTCCTTTCGCAGCGGGTGGCCGACCCATTCGTCGGGCATGATGATCCGCTTCAGGTTGGGGTGGCCGGCGAAGGTGATCCCCATGAGGTCGAAGGCCTCGCGCTCCTGCCAGTCGGCCGTGGGCCACACGCTCACCGCCGACGCCACCACGGGGTCGTCGCCCGGCAGCATCACCTTCACGCGCAGGCGGTCGTTGTGCGCGAACGAGTAGAGATGGTAGTGCACGTGGAACCGCGGCTCTCGCGGGTACCAGTCGACCGACGACAGGTCGGCCAGCATGTCGAAGCCACACTCGTCGCGCAGCAGGGTGAGCACGGCCACCAGGTTCTCGCGCCCCGCGACCAGCACGTCTTCGCCGAGGTCAACGCGCGCCCCGGCCGGCGTCTCGGCCAGGGCCTCGGGAAAAGATTCACGAACTCGGGCGGCCACGGCGTCGAGTCGGCTCACGATGGCCTACCGCGCCCGGCCCAGCTTGAGCGGCTGGTGCTTGATCTTCTCGTGCAGCTTGAGGATGCCCTCGATGAGCATCTCCGGGCGCGGCGGGCAGCCGGGCACGTACACGTCCACCGGCACGATCTGGTCCACGCCCTGCACGATGGCGTAGTTGTTGAACATCCCCCCGCACGACGCGCACGCCCCCATGGAGATGACCCACTTGGGCTCGGCCATCTGGTCGTAGATCTGCCTCAGCACGGGGGCCATCTTCTGCGAGAGGCGTCCGGCCACGATCATGAGGTCGGCCTGGCGCGGCGAGGCGCGGAACGCCTCCATACCGAAGCGCGCGATGTCGTAGCGCGGCGCGGCCGTCTGCATCATCTCGATGGCGCAGCAGGCCAGGCCGAAGGTGGCCGGCCAGAGCGAGCCCTTGCGGGCCCAGTTGGCCAGCTTCTCGACCGTGGTGACGAGGATGCCGCCAGGCAGCTTCTCGAGTCCGCTCCCGGTGCCCATGATCAGTCCCACTCCAATCCGCCGCGCTTCCAGTCGTAGACGTAGGCGATCATGAGCAGCCCGATGAAGATGCCCATCTCGATCAGGCCGAACAGCTTGAGCTGCCGGAAGACGACCGCCCAGGGGTACAGGAAGATCACCTCGACGTCGAACACCACGAACAGCATCGCGGTCAGGTAGAACCTCACCGGATACCGCTCGCCCTTGGGGAGCCGGCCCGGCTCGATGCCCGACTCGTAGGCGGAGTACTTGGCCCGGGTGGGCCGGTGGGGGGCCAGGAACGCCGACACGAGGATGGAGAGCACGGCGAAGCCCGTCGCCAGCGCCATCATGACGAGGATCGGGGTGAAGGAGCCGAGGCTCACGTTTGGCCTCCCACCGGCGCGTCGGGACCGTCGGCACGCTGGCGCGTGCGGGGTGAAGTAGGGGACGGAGCCGCCAAACTACGTGCCCCTTCCGATCGCGCGCAAACCACGCTCCACATGGTCCTCACCTCGACGGAGCCATCCAGGTCAGAGCCCGTACGACCCGGTCGGCGGCGTCCCCGCCGGTGGGCTCGTGCAGGTTGGCGAGCAGCTTGAGCACGACCCGCATCAGGGTCGGCCGGGGCAGCCCGTACCTGGTCGCGATCCTCATGACCCGGGGGTCGCCGATCGCGCGCACGAACACCCGGCCGAGGGCGAAGTACGACCCGTAGCGGAGCTCGACCCCGGAGCGGTAGCGGCGCAGCAGGGACCGGTCGCCGCTGGCGAGCACGGCCAGCCCGGTCTCGGCCGCGAGCCGGCCGCTCTCCATCGCGTAGTCGATGCCCTCGCCGTTGAACGGGTTGACCAGCCCGGCCGCGTCGCCCACGAACATGACCCCCCGGTACAGGGCCGGGTGCCGGTTGGCGGCCATCGGCAGGGGGGCCGACCGGGGCTTGCCGATTGCGTCGGCGGGCGTGAACTCCCAGTCCCGCCCGACCGTCGGGAGCCAGTCGTCCAGGAGCCGGCGGTAGTTGGTGTTGCGGAAGTGGCTCGAGGTGTTGAGCAGGCCGAGGCCGACATTCAGGGTGCCGTCGGCCATCGGGAACACCCAGCCATAGCCAGGCAGGAGGTCGTCGCCCCGCCACAGCTCCAGGTAGGAGTCGAGCCAGGGGTCGTGGTCGCGCCCGCTGACGAAGTACTGGCGGATGGCCACGCCGATGGGCCGGCGCTCGTCCCGGTGCAGGCCGAGGGTCTGGGCGAACCGGCTGGAGGCGCCGTCGGCGGCGACCACGACCTCGGCCCGCACGTCGACCGGGTCCTCACCCT from the Actinomycetes bacterium genome contains:
- a CDS encoding geranylgeranyl reductase family protein, producing the protein MTSQYDALVVGGGPGGAATAYHFARAGARVLLVEKAGYPRDKICGDGLTPRAVAGLDAMGLREEYRTWSRSAGLKVHGGGLVLELPWPELSAYPSYGLARPRTDFDQLLARHAEKAGATLWDSTEALAPLVEHGLVRGAVVRREGEDPVDVRAEVVVAADGASSRFAQTLGLHRDERRPIGVAIRQYFVSGRDHDPWLDSYLELWRGDDLLPGYGWVFPMADGTLNVGLGLLNTSSHFRNTNYRRLLDDWLPTVGRDWEFTPADAIGKPRSAPLPMAANRHPALYRGVMFVGDAAGLVNPFNGEGIDYAMESGRLAAETGLAVLASGDRSLLRRYRSGVELRYGSYFALGRVFVRAIGDPRVMRIATRYGLPRPTLMRVVLKLLANLHEPTGGDAADRVVRALTWMAPSR
- a CDS encoding NADH-quinone oxidoreductase subunit C, which produces MSRLDAVAARVRESFPEALAETPAGARVDLGEDVLVAGRENLVAVLTLLRDECGFDMLADLSSVDWYPREPRFHVHYHLYSFAHNDRLRVKVMLPGDDPVVASAVSVWPTADWQEREAFDLMGITFAGHPNLKRIIMPDEWVGHPLRKDYAIGGVPVEYRIEPAYVGAEEVSADGRPSKGGLPPRLKRDRGSKSPWTWTG
- a CDS encoding NADH-quinone oxidoreductase subunit A, yielding MSLGSFTPILVMMALATGFAVLSILVSAFLAPHRPTRAKYSAYESGIEPGRLPKGERYPVRFYLTAMLFVVFDVEVIFLYPWAVVFRQLKLFGLIEMGIFIGLLMIAYVYDWKRGGLEWD